The proteins below are encoded in one region of Arenibacter algicola:
- a CDS encoding Dps family protein, translating into METTQATIGIKKDNRKAVVAMLGKLLADEYLLYTKLRNAHWNVEGIDFHTKHVFFEEEYNKIEKIVDEVAERIRMLGFYSPGTLKEFLELSHLKDESPKKNDSASFMEVLLEDHNTIIKFIRKSISENAEEHNDEGTADFITGIMQMHEQMSWMLRASLKIF; encoded by the coding sequence ATGGAAACAACACAAGCAACTATCGGAATAAAAAAAGACAATAGAAAGGCCGTAGTGGCCATGCTGGGCAAACTTTTGGCGGACGAGTATTTGCTGTATACCAAATTGAGAAATGCGCATTGGAATGTAGAGGGGATCGACTTCCATACCAAGCATGTATTTTTTGAGGAAGAATACAATAAAATAGAAAAAATTGTGGATGAGGTTGCCGAGAGAATACGTATGCTAGGTTTTTATTCCCCGGGGACTTTGAAGGAGTTTTTAGAGCTTTCACATTTGAAGGACGAAAGTCCAAAAAAGAACGATAGCGCTAGTTTTATGGAAGTTCTATTGGAGGACCATAATACAATTATCAAGTTCATTAGAAAAAGTATCAGTGAAAATGCAGAGGAACACAATGACGAAGGTACGGCCGATTTCATTACTGGAATCATGCAAATGCACGAGCAGATGTCGTGGATGCTAAGGGCTTCCTTGAAAATCTTTTAA
- a CDS encoding helix-turn-helix domain-containing protein: MKIVYLKTNNIANIFNQLQQDLGGKLKIRPQEYSLELHNNLVSGVISGVSFKNNISFIEYDIVFKEDMLLINNMPITNPIHFMYCAKGKISHSFGIKGEKRLLNQFQTGIFSCDPSQDTTLFFRKNEAVKLSNIMVDTHEVEQDDDNTDLLRNQLLRTFLPKAGEYIFAYTGSYNLKIAEKMQQLGAISQKGLVRNLLIKGIVHVILAMEIQQHKEDKKNAKNNFGSLTKDEMDDIKELSSFIKNYPEIQYSLKYLSKKSGLSPAKLQEGFKLLFDRTVTDYIRNVRVETAEHLIKTTDLNISEIVYSVGLTSRSYFSKIFKEKYNCSPKHYQDHQNSLAVTA; this comes from the coding sequence ATGAAAATTGTATATCTTAAAACGAACAATATAGCTAACATATTTAATCAGTTACAACAAGACTTGGGTGGAAAATTAAAAATTCGCCCACAGGAGTATAGTCTAGAGTTGCACAATAATTTGGTAAGCGGGGTCATAAGCGGGGTTTCCTTTAAGAACAATATATCCTTTATTGAATACGACATTGTCTTTAAGGAAGATATGCTTCTCATAAATAACATGCCGATTACCAACCCTATTCACTTTATGTATTGTGCTAAAGGAAAAATCAGCCACAGTTTCGGAATCAAAGGAGAAAAAAGACTACTGAACCAATTCCAAACGGGAATTTTTTCCTGTGACCCCAGTCAGGATACCACTTTGTTCTTTAGAAAAAATGAAGCTGTTAAACTTTCCAATATAATGGTGGACACGCATGAAGTTGAGCAAGATGATGACAATACCGATCTACTGAGAAATCAGTTGTTAAGAACCTTCTTACCAAAAGCAGGGGAGTATATTTTTGCCTATACCGGATCCTACAATCTAAAGATTGCCGAAAAAATGCAGCAGTTGGGTGCCATTAGCCAAAAGGGATTGGTGAGAAATCTGTTGATAAAAGGTATTGTGCACGTTATTTTGGCCATGGAAATCCAACAACATAAGGAGGATAAAAAGAATGCGAAAAACAACTTCGGATCCCTCACCAAGGATGAGATGGATGACATAAAAGAACTATCCAGCTTTATCAAGAATTATCCTGAAATACAATACAGCCTTAAATACCTAAGTAAGAAATCCGGTCTTTCACCAGCCAAACTTCAGGAAGGTTTTAAACTATTGTTCGATAGAACGGTCACAGATTACATTAGGAACGTAAGGGTAGAGACTGCCGAACATCTTATTAAAACTACAGACCTCAATATTTCGGAAATTGTGTATAGTGTAGGCCTAACTAGCAGAAGTTATTTTTCCAAGATATTCAAAGAAAAATACAATTGTAGTCCAAAGCATTATCAGGACCATCAAAATTCGTTAGCTGTTACAGCCTAA
- a CDS encoding lmo0937 family membrane protein, with the protein MSKMLIIVAIIMLFLWAIGFFIFDIGIMIHLLLLVAVVLFITRVIRDK; encoded by the coding sequence ATGTCGAAAATGTTGATTATCGTCGCTATTATAATGCTCTTTTTATGGGCTATAGGCTTTTTTATATTCGATATAGGCATAATGATACATCTACTACTCCTAGTTGCAGTGGTACTTTTTATCACCAGGGTGATTAGAGACAAATGA
- a CDS encoding ATP-binding protein, producing the protein MPKRKITSSPKVLAVSLVLAIALLMFLGSISYKQIVQLGESADMVSHTLEVDMEINQLFSYYAQMQSTELKNLLSHDTLGISSFKNYKPEVQKSFIKLRELTQDNPVQQKILLSVQSWQDSLYNSLRVIANIPFQKTNYSSRDREKITNVSKSITQLNLLRNQMYQEKQIQLAKRKEEYRSQIFFTPLMTLLLGMFALFIFIISFLQINSQRKKTATAEKFLQNILGSTDNIISYFEPIYNTTGTVKDFTIVFTNEKIESVLGQNSSQIEQRKMSELVPINFENGIFDELTKVIDEGETRKFEKHFQYNGKEFWFKTTAVKMENGVLTTSVDTTSERKFTQNLRVLNEQLEKQNRDLTETKSFLNNILESTSNTVSHLVTERDSNGKIIDFIYVFTNTESENLTGKQVGDVIGKSISKIYPSVHDTGLYELMVKCANIGTIETHESEYILKGKRVWVNTTINKLDDGITLTSYDSTQIINAKQRLLELNEQLTVQNSILNDAEAVAKIGSYRWNIETEKATMSDNFFRLLDCEPNEFIPAPQNYRPFVHPKDLKIYDEKLNLALEKKIVSNFTYRVITKNGKVKHLQNTGHFLKNEFIGVVKDITKDLKNEQKLKDKNLELKRINSELESFTRIASHDLQEPLRKIQMFISRITDSDSSYFTEQQTQYISKVQSSANRMQNLIKYLLSYSRLRKKKKDLVHVDLNLVLEKVQEDLEAPIRESGVEFVIADLPEVRGVPFQLEQLFNNLISNSIKYHSILDTPKIEIACKKMERNSIPDDFNKKAKEYYCISVKDNGIGFEQENAQKIFELFQRLHQKNEYSGTGIGLAICKKIVEKHKGHIVAHGQVNKGASFYIYLPV; encoded by the coding sequence ATGCCAAAAAGAAAAATAACATCCTCTCCAAAAGTACTTGCCGTTTCCCTTGTTTTGGCAATTGCCCTTCTCATGTTCCTTGGAAGCATTAGTTATAAGCAGATTGTGCAGCTTGGAGAATCGGCAGATATGGTTTCCCATACTTTGGAAGTGGATATGGAAATAAATCAACTTTTTTCCTATTATGCCCAGATGCAATCCACGGAGCTAAAAAATCTGCTGTCCCATGATACCTTGGGCATTTCTTCCTTTAAAAATTACAAACCCGAAGTACAGAAATCCTTTATAAAACTAAGGGAACTCACCCAGGACAATCCAGTACAACAGAAAATTTTACTATCGGTCCAATCTTGGCAAGACAGTCTTTATAATTCTTTAAGGGTTATAGCGAACATTCCTTTTCAAAAAACAAATTATTCTTCTAGGGATAGAGAAAAAATAACAAACGTTTCAAAGTCGATTACCCAACTAAATCTGCTCAGAAACCAAATGTATCAAGAAAAGCAGATACAACTCGCGAAGCGTAAGGAAGAATACAGATCGCAAATATTCTTTACTCCCCTAATGACTCTGCTCTTAGGTATGTTTGCGTTATTTATCTTTATTATTTCATTTCTGCAGATCAATTCTCAGCGAAAAAAAACGGCTACAGCAGAGAAATTTCTTCAAAATATTTTGGGCAGTACAGACAATATTATAAGTTATTTTGAGCCAATATATAATACCACTGGCACAGTAAAAGACTTTACCATTGTATTCACCAATGAAAAAATAGAGTCTGTCCTTGGGCAAAATTCCAGCCAAATAGAGCAGCGTAAAATGTCAGAATTGGTTCCCATTAACTTTGAAAATGGCATTTTTGATGAATTGACCAAAGTTATTGATGAAGGGGAGACCCGTAAATTCGAAAAGCATTTTCAATATAACGGTAAGGAGTTTTGGTTCAAGACCACCGCCGTAAAAATGGAGAACGGAGTTTTAACTACTTCGGTGGATACTACATCGGAAAGAAAGTTTACGCAAAATTTAAGGGTTTTGAACGAACAATTGGAAAAGCAAAATCGCGATTTGACCGAAACAAAGTCATTCTTGAACAATATCCTTGAAAGCACTAGCAACACTGTTAGCCACCTTGTTACCGAAAGGGACTCCAATGGTAAAATAATAGATTTTATATATGTATTTACCAACACCGAAAGTGAGAACCTTACCGGAAAACAAGTAGGGGACGTAATTGGAAAGTCTATATCCAAAATCTATCCTTCTGTTCATGATACCGGATTATACGAACTAATGGTAAAATGTGCCAACATAGGCACCATTGAAACGCATGAAAGCGAATATATTTTAAAAGGCAAAAGGGTATGGGTCAACACTACAATAAATAAATTGGACGATGGCATCACCCTCACTTCCTATGACAGCACCCAGATAATCAATGCCAAACAACGCTTATTGGAACTCAACGAACAGTTGACGGTGCAGAATTCCATTTTAAATGATGCGGAGGCTGTTGCCAAAATTGGAAGTTACCGTTGGAATATTGAAACCGAAAAGGCTACCATGTCCGATAATTTTTTCAGGTTATTGGACTGCGAACCAAACGAGTTTATTCCAGCACCTCAAAATTACAGGCCATTCGTACATCCAAAAGACCTCAAGATTTACGATGAAAAACTAAATCTGGCCTTGGAGAAAAAAATAGTCAGTAATTTCACTTATCGCGTTATCACCAAAAACGGAAAAGTAAAGCACCTTCAGAATACAGGTCATTTTTTAAAGAACGAATTTATTGGGGTGGTGAAGGACATCACCAAGGATCTAAAAAATGAACAAAAACTAAAAGACAAGAACTTAGAGCTTAAGCGCATTAATAGTGAATTGGAATCCTTTACCCGGATTGCCAGTCATGATCTTCAGGAGCCGTTACGGAAAATTCAGATGTTCATTTCTCGGATAACAGATTCCGATTCCTCCTATTTTACGGAACAGCAAACACAATACATTAGCAAAGTACAATCTTCTGCCAACCGTATGCAGAACCTTATAAAGTACCTATTATCCTATTCAAGGCTTAGAAAAAAGAAAAAGGACTTGGTACATGTAGATCTGAATCTGGTTCTGGAAAAAGTACAGGAAGATCTGGAGGCCCCGATCAGGGAGTCCGGGGTAGAATTTGTTATTGCTGACCTTCCCGAGGTAAGAGGTGTCCCCTTTCAGTTAGAGCAACTCTTCAACAACCTGATTTCCAATTCCATTAAATATCACAGTATTCTAGATACTCCAAAAATAGAAATCGCCTGCAAGAAAATGGAACGCAATTCAATTCCTGACGATTTTAATAAAAAAGCCAAGGAATATTACTGCATTTCGGTAAAGGATAACGGCATTGGTTTTGAGCAGGAAAACGCCCAAAAAATATTTGAACTGTTCCAACGTCTTCATCAAAAAAACGAATATTCGGGTACAGGAATAGGATTGGCTATTTGCAAGAAGATTGTGGAAAAACACAAAGGGCATATTGTGGCCCATGGACAAGTAAATAAAGGGGCTAGCTTTTACATTTATTTACCCGTTTAG
- a CDS encoding response regulator has protein sequence MPLQTLNIALADDDEDDRTLFKEAMSEIKIKTKLSLFNNGKELMDYLTLPNVILPEIVFLDLNMPIKNGMQCLNEIRNHPRLQDLLVAIYSTSSSEADIEETFVNGANIYINKPNSFGALKQAIEKVLQLNWQYHTSALNKDNFLLRI, from the coding sequence ATGCCCCTACAAACCTTAAACATAGCCCTGGCCGATGATGATGAAGATGATAGAACATTATTCAAGGAAGCTATGAGCGAAATAAAAATTAAGACCAAATTATCCCTTTTCAACAATGGAAAAGAATTAATGGATTATTTGACCCTGCCCAATGTAATCTTACCTGAAATAGTATTTCTAGATTTAAATATGCCCATCAAAAATGGAATGCAATGTCTCAATGAAATTAGAAACCACCCTAGACTTCAGGACCTTTTGGTTGCCATATATTCAACCTCCTCTTCTGAAGCCGATATTGAGGAGACCTTTGTGAACGGCGCCAATATTTACATTAACAAGCCCAATAGCTTTGGGGCCCTAAAACAAGCAATTGAAAAGGTTTTACAGCTCAATTGGCAATACCATACCTCGGCCTTGAACAAGGATAATTTTTTACTAAGGATCTAA
- a CDS encoding helix-turn-helix domain-containing protein: MRIYLKFDFNLICKTVLQEQLDALGMNYTIHGVGEIEFDKRPTNEEEQEMASVLGNYGIEIMDDQQMALVQRIKDSISEWINDEENPKLYNFSSYLSEKLDYSYTYLSSIFSEATYSSIENFVILKKIDFAKSLILQNNLTLTEIAYKLNYSSVSHLSAQFKKTTGLTPSTFQKIILKRKERALNQK, translated from the coding sequence ATGAGAATCTATCTAAAATTTGATTTTAACCTTATCTGTAAAACTGTACTACAGGAACAACTGGACGCCCTGGGAATGAACTATACCATTCATGGTGTTGGGGAAATTGAATTTGATAAAAGGCCTACAAATGAAGAAGAACAGGAAATGGCCTCGGTCTTGGGAAATTATGGCATAGAAATTATGGATGATCAACAAATGGCCTTGGTTCAACGTATTAAAGATTCCATTTCCGAATGGATAAATGATGAGGAGAATCCTAAACTTTATAATTTCTCTTCCTATCTTTCTGAAAAACTGGATTATTCATATACCTATTTGTCCTCGATATTCTCTGAAGCTACCTACTCTTCAATCGAGAACTTTGTAATTTTAAAAAAAATAGATTTCGCCAAAAGTTTAATACTCCAAAACAATCTAACCTTAACCGAAATAGCGTATAAGCTTAACTATAGCAGTGTATCACATTTATCGGCTCAATTCAAAAAAACGACCGGACTTACTCCCTCCACTTTTCAGAAAATAATCCTGAAACGGAAAGAAAGAGCCTTAAACCAAAAATAA
- a CDS encoding DUF1328 family protein, which translates to MLRWTVTFVILAIIAAIFGFGGIAAGAASIAKILFFIFLILFVISLFTGRSKI; encoded by the coding sequence ATGCTACGATGGACAGTAACATTTGTAATATTAGCTATAATAGCCGCAATTTTCGGATTCGGGGGAATAGCAGCGGGAGCTGCCAGTATTGCTAAAATCCTATTTTTTATTTTCTTGATTCTCTTTGTAATATCATTATTTACGGGAAGAAGTAAGATCTAA
- a CDS encoding mechanosensitive ion channel family protein — protein sequence MDLKIDEAWEEMINRLASWVDSLIVNLPNIVLALLVFTIVILLSKYFTKLTWKLLDKSSLQKSMKNLIAKLISVLVILTGLFLVLGILDLSKTLNTILAGAGVAGLAVGLALQGALANTYSGIVLSYIKHIKFGDWIESNDYEGEVIDIDLRAVTIKQSDNNLVYIPNKLVLENPIRNFSTTAQSRVILKCGVAYSSNLEFVRDLVCKTISSNFDNVENDKEVIFLYTEFGDSSINFETRFWIKSTSSLEVLKAKTIAMIAIKKAFDDNNINIPFPIRTLDFPENFKFEKPTSN from the coding sequence ATGGATTTAAAGATTGACGAAGCCTGGGAAGAAATGATAAATAGACTGGCTTCTTGGGTAGATAGTCTAATAGTGAACTTGCCCAACATCGTTTTAGCCCTGCTCGTATTTACCATCGTAATTCTACTTTCCAAATATTTCACCAAACTTACGTGGAAACTATTGGATAAAAGTAGTTTACAAAAATCCATGAAGAATTTAATTGCCAAATTAATTTCTGTTTTGGTCATTCTAACAGGATTATTTTTGGTGCTTGGTATCTTGGATCTAAGCAAAACCCTAAACACAATTTTAGCGGGTGCAGGGGTAGCAGGTCTGGCTGTAGGTCTCGCATTGCAGGGGGCATTGGCCAACACCTATTCCGGTATAGTACTGTCCTATATTAAGCATATAAAATTTGGGGATTGGATAGAGAGCAACGATTATGAGGGGGAGGTAATCGATATAGACCTAAGGGCCGTAACTATAAAACAATCGGACAACAATTTGGTTTATATTCCCAATAAACTCGTATTGGAGAACCCAATAAGAAACTTCTCCACTACTGCCCAATCCCGTGTAATCCTTAAATGCGGTGTTGCATATTCGTCCAATTTGGAATTTGTACGGGATTTGGTATGCAAGACTATTTCCTCCAATTTTGACAACGTAGAAAATGACAAGGAAGTAATTTTCCTGTATACAGAATTTGGCGATAGCTCCATAAATTTTGAAACCCGCTTTTGGATTAAATCTACCTCTTCCTTAGAGGTACTTAAGGCCAAAACTATTGCGATGATAGCCATAAAGAAAGCCTTTGACGATAACAATATTAATATTCCCTTCCCAATACGTACGTTGGATTTTCCAGAAAACTTCAAATTCGAAAAACCTACAAGCAATTGA
- a CDS encoding DUF2254 domain-containing protein, whose translation MFKYAIKILKVFYRRVLLSIAFYPVLISLGFFLLALIVLELESWELAETLKERVPYLFIKDYETARAILTTLIGGILSLTVFSFTMVMVVLSQASSNFSPRLLPSLVSNKRHQLILGVYIGTLLYCIIILIVLGANNIETHSVGFPTMLAAISGVFCIGLFVYFIHSISTSIQIQNIIDNIFRSSSRSLDKDYEDSSNLKVGLQEFRMDDFETIYSHKSGYYKGFDNSLLSDSLVEHCHQVEILPYVGSHVWEGMPLLKVQNMIEDWDLEDLLLCVNISSNRSDHNEGFDGVVKLMEIAVKAMSPGINDPGTAIDAINRLAPLLVKILRFPNKTSSSVKEGQIIIVRTNVSAKELMQAIIQPIRLYAKKDSSVVLALLGALKFMEQDVKISKENKEEVQMELQALKMDIVDSIENIYDRERIVAMFE comes from the coding sequence ATGTTTAAATATGCCATTAAAATATTGAAGGTGTTTTATCGTAGAGTGCTATTGAGTATTGCATTTTATCCTGTGCTTATTTCATTAGGGTTTTTTCTTTTGGCATTAATAGTATTGGAACTGGAAAGTTGGGAATTGGCCGAAACGCTCAAGGAACGGGTGCCTTATCTTTTTATAAAGGATTATGAAACAGCCCGTGCCATATTAACAACTTTGATTGGTGGCATTCTTTCTTTAACAGTGTTTAGCTTTACAATGGTCATGGTTGTACTCAGCCAGGCTTCCTCCAATTTTTCACCGAGATTATTGCCGAGTTTGGTTTCAAATAAAAGACATCAATTAATTCTTGGAGTATACATAGGTACTTTGCTGTATTGTATTATAATTCTAATTGTTCTAGGGGCCAACAATATTGAAACACATTCGGTAGGTTTCCCAACCATGTTGGCCGCAATTTCAGGAGTATTTTGTATAGGTTTGTTCGTTTATTTCATTCATAGCATATCCACATCCATTCAAATTCAGAATATTATAGATAACATATTTAGATCTAGTTCTAGATCTTTGGACAAGGATTATGAGGATTCCAGTAATTTAAAAGTTGGCTTGCAAGAATTTAGGATGGATGATTTTGAAACTATTTATTCGCATAAGTCGGGCTATTATAAAGGATTTGATAATTCCTTATTAAGCGATTCCTTGGTTGAACATTGCCATCAAGTTGAAATACTGCCATACGTTGGTAGTCATGTGTGGGAGGGAATGCCATTGTTAAAGGTTCAGAATATGATTGAAGATTGGGATTTGGAGGACCTTTTGTTGTGTGTAAATATTAGCAGCAACAGAAGCGATCACAACGAGGGATTTGATGGGGTTGTTAAATTGATGGAAATAGCAGTCAAAGCCATGTCACCAGGGATTAACGATCCGGGGACCGCTATTGACGCCATTAATAGATTGGCGCCACTACTTGTAAAAATTTTGAGATTTCCGAACAAAACATCGAGCTCCGTAAAGGAAGGCCAGATTATTATAGTTAGAACCAACGTTTCGGCAAAGGAACTAATGCAGGCAATTATTCAGCCAATAAGGTTGTATGCAAAAAAGGATAGTTCAGTTGTTCTTGCCTTGCTTGGGGCATTAAAATTTATGGAGCAAGATGTAAAGATTTCAAAGGAAAATAAGGAAGAAGTTCAAATGGAGCTACAGGCCCTAAAAATGGATATAGTGGATAGTATTGAAAATATTTATGATCGGGAAAGAATTGTGGCAATGTTTGAATAG
- a CDS encoding NAD-dependent succinate-semialdehyde dehydrogenase, producing the protein MEYIEAVNPYNGRPLDKYRIFSDSDIKSVLEKAELAFDSWKIESVEHRSGLLKKLAKTLLKNKKSYAELMTREMGKPINQGIAEIEKCAWACDFYAKNAVGFLSDDLIDTEADESFISYDPIGCVLAVMPWNFPFWQVIRFAAPTLTAGNTVILKHASNVPGCAEAIQELFLSAGYPEGSFQFIIADHQQIESVIGNSIVQGVTLTGSERAGRAIAAQAGKHLKKCVMELGGNNACIVWEDADLDKYMDTMVMARMQNTGQSCIAAKRFIVVEAIYDEFLMKFTKRVQALKSGDPLDKHTDIGVMAREDLAKTLEQQVADSLDKGAQVKVGNKRNAAYYEPTVLTAVVPGMPAFDDELFGPVAAVVKVKDRKESVVMAANSKFGLGSMLFTEDIKSARKIIGDIPDGAFFINEMVKSDPRLPFGGTKTSGFGRELSMEGILEFVNKKTVYIRK; encoded by the coding sequence ATGGAATATATAGAGGCGGTAAACCCATATAACGGTAGGCCCTTGGATAAGTATAGAATATTTTCGGATAGTGATATAAAGTCGGTATTGGAAAAAGCCGAACTTGCTTTTGATAGTTGGAAAATTGAGAGCGTGGAACATAGGTCGGGACTGTTAAAGAAACTGGCCAAGACATTGTTAAAGAACAAAAAGTCCTATGCGGAGTTAATGACCAGGGAAATGGGAAAACCAATAAATCAGGGCATTGCTGAAATTGAAAAATGTGCATGGGCATGTGATTTTTACGCCAAGAATGCGGTTGGGTTTCTTTCTGACGATCTTATAGATACTGAGGCTGACGAAAGTTTTATAAGTTACGATCCCATTGGTTGTGTTTTGGCGGTTATGCCCTGGAACTTTCCATTTTGGCAGGTTATCCGATTCGCAGCACCTACGCTTACTGCCGGCAATACTGTAATATTAAAACATGCCAGTAATGTTCCTGGCTGTGCCGAAGCCATTCAGGAGCTGTTTCTTTCGGCAGGCTATCCCGAGGGCAGCTTTCAGTTTATTATTGCGGACCATCAACAGATTGAATCAGTCATAGGAAATTCTATTGTCCAGGGTGTAACCCTTACGGGAAGTGAGAGGGCAGGTAGAGCAATTGCGGCCCAGGCAGGAAAGCATTTAAAAAAATGTGTCATGGAACTAGGGGGCAATAATGCCTGTATTGTATGGGAAGATGCTGATTTGGACAAATATATGGACACCATGGTTATGGCCAGAATGCAGAATACCGGTCAAAGCTGTATAGCCGCAAAGAGATTCATAGTGGTTGAGGCTATATATGATGAATTTCTTATGAAATTTACCAAAAGAGTCCAAGCCCTTAAATCAGGAGATCCTTTGGATAAACATACAGATATAGGAGTAATGGCCAGAGAGGACTTGGCCAAAACCTTGGAACAACAGGTTGCGGATTCCTTGGACAAGGGGGCTCAAGTTAAGGTTGGAAATAAGAGGAACGCCGCTTATTATGAGCCTACAGTACTTACCGCAGTAGTTCCTGGTATGCCCGCCTTTGACGATGAGCTTTTTGGCCCAGTGGCAGCTGTGGTCAAGGTAAAAGATAGAAAGGAATCCGTTGTGATGGCGGCAAATTCTAAATTTGGTCTGGGGTCCATGCTGTTTACAGAGGATATAAAATCTGCGCGGAAAATAATTGGGGACATACCGGACGGGGCATTTTTTATCAATGAAATGGTAAAGTCCGATCCAAGGTTGCCTTTTGGAGGAACAAAGACATCGGGATTTGGTCGTGAGCTTTCCATGGAAGGGATATTGGAGTTTGTGAACAAAAAGACGGTCTATATTAGGAAATAG
- a CDS encoding nitroreductase family protein yields MTAPEQIQLENIADSDYEIFALLKQRYSPRIFKDKKITEQHMHQLFEAVRWAPSSNNQQPWRFLYAEKGSEAYKKIMDNLTDSNKIWAKNAPLLMLTAYKKETEKGKENFHALHDLGMGLGAMTVQAQYMGIAMHHMAGLDYKEAQQIFNIPEEFHIVTAIALGYYGGELDDLPEKLQKKEISQRQRMPQNQFAFKNSWGMDHNM; encoded by the coding sequence ATGACAGCACCGGAACAAATTCAACTAGAAAACATTGCCGATTCCGACTATGAAATATTTGCACTTTTAAAACAACGATATAGTCCTCGGATTTTTAAGGATAAAAAAATAACCGAACAACATATGCACCAACTTTTTGAAGCTGTGCGTTGGGCCCCAAGTTCCAATAACCAGCAGCCTTGGCGATTCCTATATGCTGAAAAAGGTTCAGAGGCCTATAAAAAAATTATGGACAACCTAACAGATTCGAATAAGATATGGGCCAAAAATGCCCCCCTTTTAATGCTTACGGCATATAAAAAAGAAACCGAAAAGGGAAAAGAAAATTTCCACGCCCTTCATGACCTGGGTATGGGTCTGGGTGCAATGACAGTACAGGCCCAGTATATGGGAATAGCCATGCACCATATGGCCGGATTAGACTATAAAGAAGCCCAACAAATCTTCAATATTCCTGAAGAATTCCACATTGTAACGGCAATTGCCCTGGGCTATTATGGTGGGGAACTGGATGATCTCCCCGAAAAACTTCAGAAAAAAGAAATTAGCCAACGGCAGCGTATGCCCCAAAATCAATTCGCGTTTAAAAATAGTTGGGGTATGGACCATAATATGTAA